The Pseudomonas eucalypticola genome has a window encoding:
- a CDS encoding maleate cis-trans isomerase family protein has translation MTQPYRIGQIVPSSNTTMETEIPAMLTARQLIRPERFTFHSARMRMKHVKKEELAAMDAQSDRCALELSDARVDVLGYACLVAIMAMGRGYHRESQQRLGQVVRDNDSHANVITSAGALVDGLNVLGAKRIALVAPYMKPLTELVVDYIQHEGIEVKVWHALEIPDNLDVARHDPARLPGIVAALDLDGVDVIVLSACVQMPSLGAVAKVEAQTGKPVLTAAITTTYALLKALGLEPIVPGAGALLSGAY, from the coding sequence CAGCCTTACCGCATCGGCCAGATTGTGCCGAGCTCCAACACCACCATGGAAACCGAGATCCCGGCGATGCTTACCGCGCGCCAGTTGATCCGCCCCGAACGCTTCACCTTCCACTCGGCGCGCATGCGCATGAAACACGTCAAGAAGGAAGAACTGGCCGCCATGGACGCGCAGTCCGACCGCTGCGCCCTGGAGCTCTCGGACGCACGGGTGGACGTGCTGGGCTACGCCTGCCTGGTCGCCATCATGGCCATGGGCCGTGGCTACCACCGCGAGTCCCAGCAGCGCCTGGGCCAGGTGGTGCGCGACAACGACTCGCACGCCAACGTCATCACCAGCGCCGGCGCCCTGGTGGACGGCCTGAACGTGCTGGGCGCCAAGCGCATCGCCCTGGTGGCGCCCTACATGAAGCCGCTGACTGAATTGGTGGTGGACTATATCCAGCATGAGGGCATTGAAGTGAAGGTCTGGCACGCACTGGAAATCCCCGACAACCTGGACGTGGCGCGCCACGATCCTGCGCGCCTGCCCGGCATCGTCGCCGCGCTGGACCTGGACGGCGTCGACGTGATCGTGCTGTCGGCCTGCGTGCAGATGCCCTCGCTGGGCGCCGTCGCCAAGGTCGAGGCGCAAACCGGCAAGCCGGTGCTGACCGCCGCCATCACCACGACCTACGCCCTGCTCAAGGCCCTGGGCCTGGAGCCGATCGTGCCCGGTGCCGGCGCCCTGCTGTCCGGCGCCTACTGA